GCGGATCGAAGTACCGGGCCCGGGCGTACACCGTGGGCGGCGTCGAGGCGTCGGGGAAGACGTGCGTGCGCGGCGCCACCCCGCGCGTGACCTGGACGTAGATGCTCGACGGTGAGCCCTCGAGCCCGTTGCGACGGATCAACTCGGGAAGGACCTCGCCCAGGGCGTCGACGTCGACCCCGCGCAGGCGGATCTCGTCGAGGCTCGCACGCAGACGTTGCAGGTGTCGGTCGAGTTCGAAGAGGACCCCGATGCCGCCATCGGGCGACGGATAGTAGCGGATCGACTCGTAGACGCCGTCGGCGAACAGGAAGCCCCGGTCCTCGGGAGAGATCCGGGCCTCGGCCAGCGGCACGAAGCCTCCGTTCAGGAAGACGACGGCATCGTCGGACATGGCGACGGCTCCTTCAGCACGACCACGAGCGCGACCACTCCTCCACCACGACTTCCAGCGCCGCGTGCGATGACTCGAGGTCGGCGTCGAGGATCTCGGGCGCGCTCTGCACCCAGCGGCCCGGGGCCAGGTCGTCGGGGCAGTTCTCGACCAGGGCGGCGACGGCGGCGTGGTCCATCTCGAGGTGGTACTGGATCCCCAGCACCGCGGCTCCCACCGCGAAGGCCTGGTGGTCACAGCCCTCGCTGCGCACGAGCAGCCGTGCCCCACGGGGGAGTTCCCAGCGGTCGCCGTGCCAGTGCAACACGCGCGGAGGCGCGGTCAGGGCGCGGGCCAGCGGCTCGTCGCCCACCGGCTCGACACCGAACCAGCCGATCTCGCGCTCGGCGTTCGGCGCCACACCGGCACCGAGCGCCCGCGCGATCAACTGCGACCCGAGACAGATACCGAGCATGGGGTGGCCGGCGTGGAGAGCCGCACGGATCCACCGCACTTCGCCGTCGAGCCACGGGTGGCGAGCGACGTCGTTCACGCTCATCGGTCCGCCGGTGACGACGACCACGTCCCCCGCGCCGATCAAAGGGAGTTCGCCCCCCTCGAACACCGGAACGACGACGACCTCGAAGCCACGCTCGCGCAGCAACGGGGCGAGCCGGGCGGGCCCCTCGAAGGGAACGTGTTGCAGACAGAGGGCTCGGGGCACGGCGCACGCGTCCGGGAACGAGACGCGCGCAGGATAGCACGAAGACGGCCCTCCGGAAGTCCCGGAGGGCCGCCCGAGGGAGGGCCTCAGTTGCCGATCACCGGCGGCAGCACCGGCGGCGGGGCCAGACCGCTGGGCACCTCGGCCGGGACGGTCGGATCGATGTACGGGCTCAGGATCCGTGTGGACGTCAGGCTCTCGAGGAAGGCGACCAGGTCGTCGCTCTGCGACTCCACGAGCCCGAGCGGGCGCACGAAGGGATGCACCGCGTCGGGTGGAAGCCCTTCGTCGTTGCCGCCGCGGTCGAAGAACTCGACCACCTGCCGCAGTGTCTGGTAGTCGGCGTCGCCGGCCGTGCCCACCCCACCGGTGTGGAAGTAGGGCGCGGTCAACGCCACGTTGCGCAGCGACGGGGTGCGGAAGGCCCAGCGGTTGGCCGGATCGAGCTGTGCCTCGGGGTTCGCCGCGAAGCGACCGATGTCCGATCCGTCGCCGCGCTCGTGGATCGGCGGCTTGCCCGGTCCGCCCTGCTTCACACCCAGTGCCCGGAACTCGAAGTCGCTGAACGTGGGACCGCTGTGGCAGTCCACGCACCCGACCTCGTGGAACAACCACAGGCCGCGCTTCTGCGACGGCGTGAGCGCGTCGTCGTCGCCACGGGCGAAGCGGTCGTAGGGACTGTCGCCCGTGATCAGCTCACGCTCGTAGGCGGCGATGGCCCGCGAGTAGGTGTTGCCGTTGACGGCGAATTCCTCGAAGTCCTCGGGGACTCCCAGTTCGTCGAGCACGCCCGGGAAGGCGTCCATGAACAACTGCACGTATTCGGGCACTCCCCGCAGCTTGTCGATCACCTCGCCGACCGCGTCGTGCGTCGTGTACGAGTCGTGGCGCATCTCGTCGCGGCTGCGCAACGGCGAACGCGCCTGCGCCTCGAGACCAGAGGTACGACCGTCCCAGAACATGCGCCCGTCCCACGGCCCCTCGCCGCTTTCGAAGGGGAGGTTCCGGCCCACGTCGAGCACGGTGGGCGAGTTGCGCGGCGTGAAGAACTCCCAGGTCTCCAGACTGGCCTCGCCCCGGGGCAGACCGCGCTCCCGATCCGGTCCCAGGCCCTCCCCACCGACGCCGATCGACAATCCGCGGCCGTCGCCCCACGCGAAGGCCGGGTGGTGGCAGTGGCCGCAGGAGATGTCTTCGGGTCCGGACAGCAACGGATCGAAGAACAG
This sequence is a window from Candidatus Krumholzibacteriia bacterium. Protein-coding genes within it:
- a CDS encoding type 1 glutamine amidotransferase, whose amino-acid sequence is MPRALCLQHVPFEGPARLAPLLRERGFEVVVVPVFEGGELPLIGAGDVVVVTGGPMSVNDVARHPWLDGEVRWIRAALHAGHPMLGICLGSQLIARALGAGVAPNAEREIGWFGVEPVGDEPLARALTAPPRVLHWHGDRWELPRGARLLVRSEGCDHQAFAVGAAVLGIQYHLEMDHAAVAALVENCPDDLAPGRWVQSAPEILDADLESSHAALEVVVEEWSRSWSC
- a CDS encoding cytochrome c peroxidase translates to MTFELRSAMLLLVGLLVMGPVGCSDDDSPTDPGDTGPDPEAQLTERIRTELELWPLSETVPYPAENRPSDAGYAERVELGRLLFFDPLLSGPEDISCGHCHHPAFAWGDGRGLSIGVGGEGLGPDRERGLPRGEASLETWEFFTPRNSPTVLDVGRNLPFESGEGPWDGRMFWDGRTSGLEAQARSPLRSRDEMRHDSYTTHDAVGEVIDKLRGVPEYVQLFMDAFPGVLDELGVPEDFEEFAVNGNTYSRAIAAYERELITGDSPYDRFARGDDDALTPSQKRGLWLFHEVGCVDCHSGPTFSDFEFRALGVKQGGPGKPPIHERGDGSDIGRFAANPEAQLDPANRWAFRTPSLRNVALTAPYFHTGGVGTAGDADYQTLRQVVEFFDRGGNDEGLPPDAVHPFVRPLGLVESQSDDLVAFLESLTSTRILSPYIDPTVPAEVPSGLAPPPVLPPVIGN